In Aegilops tauschii subsp. strangulata cultivar AL8/78 chromosome 3, Aet v6.0, whole genome shotgun sequence, one genomic interval encodes:
- the LOC109768580 gene encoding uncharacterized protein isoform X1 — protein sequence MEPALVDEKLIPWELNKFKLNPSRNGDVIAHYQINKPSDLTATAQLSPMARPLVCLHLKESENLPKISIMNLRHRYILRVEAVQELQLPVLKQKNIAVVVEPHDGPLTCFLVRLVLTERRSNAVPSQSLRDVIRQIVEAIEELRINGVYHGNLTIHNIYHSRVGGAIVVKLVNFQNRDIELEAAQLMDWVGLGNILHTISTAAKFRDNTASCSIIDHLASKLMALTSTNCLPSIKKDTLDDMFFWDTRRRTMFYIHEIPKALNDNDFVTRVKNHAWPLPWDSKHFGLVKAMNDYREEVAVRDKHKGVNPGPEVLKQYHCNGQDPIHNVQCMSGAYTHQDKIEKDIKDDKDKRMSVDVAVQKEQPELCLALRRLLAGEAF from the exons ATGGAACCAGCCCTTGTGGATGAAAAACTTATTCCTTGGGAGTTAAACAAGTTTAAGTTGAATCCATCACGTAATGGTGATGTCATTGCTCATTATCAAATCAATAAGCCTTCAGATCTCACTGCAACTGCTCAGTTATCACCAATGGCTAGGCCTCTAGTCTGTTTGCATCTAAAAGAGTCAGAAAATTTGCCTAAGATATCTATTATGAATCTGAGGCATCGGTATATTTTACGAGTTGAAGCTGTACAAGAATTGCAACTGCCTGTCTTGAAGCAGAAAAATATTGCTGTTGTTGTGGAGCCTCATGATGGACCTCTCACTTGTTTTTTAGTCCGCTTGGTTCTGACCGAGAGGCGCAGTAATGCCGTCCCATCACAGTCTCTTAGAGATGTTATAAG ACAAATTGTAGAGGCTATTGAAGAGCTCAGAATAAATGGAGTCTATCATGGCAATCTTACAATACATAATATATACCATTCAAGAGTTGGTGGTGCTATTGTAGTGAAGTTGGTTAATTTTCAAAACAGAG ATATCGAATTGGAGGCTGCACAGTTGATGGACTGGGTTGGGCTTGGTAATATTCTTCATACTATTTCAACTGCAGCAAAGTTCAGGGATAATACTGCCTCGTGCTCCATAATTGACCATCTGGCATCAAAATTGATGGCATTAACAAGCAC TAACTGTCTTCCGAGTATAAAAAAGGATACCCTGGATGATATGTTTTTCTGGGACACCCGAAGGCGGACAATGTTCTATATTCATGAGATCCCTAAAGCGCTGAACGATAATGACTTTGTTACAAGGGTGAAGAACCACGCGTGGCCACTACCATGGGACAGTAAGCATTTTGGACTCGTAAAGGCCATGAACGACTACCGTGAAGAAGTTGCGGTAAGAGATAAACACAAGGGAGTTAATCCAGGTCCAGAAGTTCTAAAACAGTATCATTGCAATGGACAAGATCCAATTCACAATGTACAGTGTATGAGCGGAGCTTACACTCACCAGGACAAAATAGAG AAGGACATTAAAGATGATAAAGACAAGCGAATGTCGGTGGATGTGGCTGTCCAGAAGGAGCAGCCAGAGTTGTGTCTTGCCCTACGTAGGTTGCTCGCAG GGGAAGCCTTCTAG
- the LOC109768580 gene encoding uncharacterized protein isoform X2 gives MEPALVDEKLIPWELNKFKLNPSRNGDVIAHYQINKPSDLTATAQLSPMARPLVCLHLKESENLPKISIMNLRHRYILRVEAVQELQLPVLKQKNIAVVVEPHDGPLTCFLVRLVLTERRSNAVPSQSLRDVIRQIVEAIEELRINGVYHGNLTIHNIYHSRVGGAIVVKLVNFQNRDIELEAAQLMDWVGLGNILHTISTAAKFRDNTASCSIIDHLASKLMALTSTNCLPSIKKDTLDDMFFWDTRRRTMFYIHEIPKALNDNDFVTRVKNHAWPLPWDSKHFGLVKAMNDYREEVAVRDKHKGVNPGPEVLKQYHCNGQDPIHNVQCMSGAYTHQDKIEDIKDDKDKRMSVDVAVQKEQPELCLALRRLLAGEAF, from the exons ATGGAACCAGCCCTTGTGGATGAAAAACTTATTCCTTGGGAGTTAAACAAGTTTAAGTTGAATCCATCACGTAATGGTGATGTCATTGCTCATTATCAAATCAATAAGCCTTCAGATCTCACTGCAACTGCTCAGTTATCACCAATGGCTAGGCCTCTAGTCTGTTTGCATCTAAAAGAGTCAGAAAATTTGCCTAAGATATCTATTATGAATCTGAGGCATCGGTATATTTTACGAGTTGAAGCTGTACAAGAATTGCAACTGCCTGTCTTGAAGCAGAAAAATATTGCTGTTGTTGTGGAGCCTCATGATGGACCTCTCACTTGTTTTTTAGTCCGCTTGGTTCTGACCGAGAGGCGCAGTAATGCCGTCCCATCACAGTCTCTTAGAGATGTTATAAG ACAAATTGTAGAGGCTATTGAAGAGCTCAGAATAAATGGAGTCTATCATGGCAATCTTACAATACATAATATATACCATTCAAGAGTTGGTGGTGCTATTGTAGTGAAGTTGGTTAATTTTCAAAACAGAG ATATCGAATTGGAGGCTGCACAGTTGATGGACTGGGTTGGGCTTGGTAATATTCTTCATACTATTTCAACTGCAGCAAAGTTCAGGGATAATACTGCCTCGTGCTCCATAATTGACCATCTGGCATCAAAATTGATGGCATTAACAAGCAC TAACTGTCTTCCGAGTATAAAAAAGGATACCCTGGATGATATGTTTTTCTGGGACACCCGAAGGCGGACAATGTTCTATATTCATGAGATCCCTAAAGCGCTGAACGATAATGACTTTGTTACAAGGGTGAAGAACCACGCGTGGCCACTACCATGGGACAGTAAGCATTTTGGACTCGTAAAGGCCATGAACGACTACCGTGAAGAAGTTGCGGTAAGAGATAAACACAAGGGAGTTAATCCAGGTCCAGAAGTTCTAAAACAGTATCATTGCAATGGACAAGATCCAATTCACAATGTACAGTGTATGAGCGGAGCTTACACTCACCAGGACAAAATAGAG GACATTAAAGATGATAAAGACAAGCGAATGTCGGTGGATGTGGCTGTCCAGAAGGAGCAGCCAGAGTTGTGTCTTGCCCTACGTAGGTTGCTCGCAG GGGAAGCCTTCTAG
- the LOC141020828 gene encoding DNA mismatch repair protein MLH1-like — translation MAGVVASNNGAERVRGGRGDEAARGSARRPWVVERPSWVVKELVENSIDAGANTVSVTVKDGGLKLIQVSDDGHGIRSSDLPILCERHTTSKLSAYEDLQTIKSMGFRREALASLTYVGHVTVTTITEGQLHGYRVSYRDGVMENDPKPCSAVKGTQVMVENLF, via the exons ATGGCTGGGGTGGTGGCCAGCAACAACGGTGCAGAGCGGgtgaggggagggcggggcgacGAGGCGGCACGCGGTAGCGCCCGCCGGCCGTGGGTGGTGGAG CGGCCGTCGTGGGTGGTGAAGGAGCTCGTCGAGAACAGCATCGACGCCGGCGCCAACACCGTCTCCGTCACCGTCAAGGATGGCGGCCTCAAGCTCATCCAGGTCTCCGACGACGGCCACGGCATCCGG TCCTCAGACTTGCCAATATTGTGTGAGAGACATACTACCTCAAAGCTGTCTGCATATGAGGACCTACAAACAATAAAGTCCATGGGGTTCAGAAGGGAGGCTTTGGCCAGTTTGACTTATGTTGGCCATGTTACCGTGACAACAATAACAGAAGGCCAATTGCATGGCTACAG AGTTTCTTATAGGGATGGAGTAATGGAGAATGACCCGAAGCCCTGTTCTGCGGTTAAAGGAACTCAAGTCATG GTTGAAAATTTATTCTAG
- the LOC109768582 gene encoding uncharacterized protein, which produces MLGDKPVQISQLANDGDGANKAWTGEKRRRKNLPPSSSHATATADDHGDMEDTIQGGKDPISHATDMEGTIQGGQDQISHATDMEGTIQAGQDYDLLLKTEPAQEESEQRFGPHFLLSKEDQAKDRQLLLANIQKEDDYPTDLPLYLTREEHRKIEARLARYRVAHYKVVNPECARELKEPEEYTDDEILNESYFEGLEDDESFEWYIHREDTYNIELNDYQRIVPRNFLPGRSGNLYCYHDEYRSRYHTYKIDDVYVKYYAEISKKIKWIADFLHLDRRTKDWIEWDTRAWRQALRIATGFPHMTEKLAGYAYDEYITELEMDASLKDIDLLYFEIWRLVAKENRTYKEAVKEVYESGEFPIHKAVLHAELNGGHIFVTMQEMIYAVVLEGGIELTDEEKKARGVFRKLSFSMHKPMNMAQYAQKKVEIANQLKLNKEDGFVPFRPFEF; this is translated from the exons ATGCTTGGCGATAAGCCCGTCCAGATTAGCCAACTGGCCAATGATGGAGATGGGGCAAACAAGGCGTGGACAGGGGAGAAGAGGCGCCGCAAGAACCTGCCCCCATCATCTTCACATGCTACTGCCACTGCCGATGACCATGGAGACATGGAGGACACCATCCAAGGGGGCAAAGATCCGATTTCTCATGCGACAGACATGGAGGGCACCATCCAAGGGGGCCAAGATCAGATTTCTCATGCGACAGACATGGAGGGCACCATCCAAGCGGGCCAAGATTATGATCTGCTGCTGAAAACAGAGCCggcacaagaagaaagcgagcaGCGTTTCGGGCCGCACTTCCTTCTCAGCAAAGAAGACCAGGCCAAGGATCGTCAACTTTTGCTTGCCAATATTCAGAAGGAGGACGATTATCCTACTGACCTGCCACTTTATTTGACACGGGAGGAACACAGAAAGATAGAAGCGCGCCTTGCACGCTATCGCGTCGCTCATTACAAG GTTGTGAATCCGGAGTGCGCACGTGAGCTCAAGGAACCAGAAGAATACACCGATGATGAAATTCTTAACGAGTCGTACTTTGAGGGGTTAGAGGATGATGAAAGTTTTGAGTGGTACATCCATCGTGAAGACACCTACAACATTGAATTGAATGACTACCAACGGATTGTCCCTCGTAATTTT CTGCCTGGTAGGAGTGGAAACCTGTACTGCTATCATGATGAGTACCGCTCACGTTATCATACATATAAAATTGATGATGTTTATGTCAAGTACTATGCAGAAATTTCAAAGAAAATCAAG TGGATTGCAGATTTTTTGCATCTGGATCGCAGGACTAAGGAT TGGATAGAATGGGATACTAGAGCATGGAGGCAAGCATTGAGGATTGCAACTGGCTTTCCCCATATGACTGAAAAATTAGCTGGTTATGCTTATGAC GAGTACATTACGGAGCTGGAAATGGATGCGTCCCTCAAGGACATAGATCTCCTCTATTTTGAGATCTGGAGGCTTGTCGCTAAAGAAAAT AGAACTTACAAAGAGGCTGTAAAGGAAGTTTATGAGTCTGGCGAGTTCCCTATACACAAAGCAGTACTACATGCTGAACTCAATGGGGGCCATATCTTTGTAACGATGCAAGAAATG ATTTACGCTGTTGTCCTGGAGGGTGGCATTGAACTGACT GACGAAGAGAAGAAAGCTAGGGGTGTGTTTAGGAAGTTATCTTTCAGCATG CATAAACCAATGAACATGGCTCAGTATGCTCAGAAGAAGGTGGAGATAGCAAATCAGTTGAAGTTGAACAAAGAG GATGGATTTGTTCCCTTTAGACCCT